The genomic DNA TTCTAATCAGGCGACATGGTTGTTATAAAGTACAGTGTGATTAACGCTGGTAATTAGCAAGATGTGATGGAGGCAATTTGAAATGTGTACAGTGTGATTGACTGTTGATTTGATTGTTACATTCGGATTCTTGGTTTGAGTTCAgccttgaaatttttttgttgtataaatttatggaatttttgctttgattaatttgattgaatagtCTTACTCATTTAGCTATAAACTTCATTTCATTAGTGAATGAGTATAACCTTTTCCCCATCTTTCCAAaaatgatgttaatttttttttttctaatttctagtattcaattgaaataaaatgatCATTAAAAGcataacttttttctctttttagttttaCTTGGTTATATGTAGTATGATTGTTTATCTTTACAAATTTTATGCTTGTGCAGAATTTTGGTATTCTAagtgttatatattttttgggaCCATGAATAATTAGAACCATGTcagtgaaaaaattattttgacaaGTCCATTGGATATGTTGGGAATGCCTTGAAAAAGATGAAGGAATATGAATTGGGTCATCTTACCTGCAGATAACTTAAGAATTTCATGGTGATGAATTATCAGACAGATATGGTAGAATCATACTTGCATTAATTATGCATGAACAGATTAtgtgtttggatttttattttttgattattaatgatagattaagaaaaaataaaatgtccAAGGGGTTAAAACCCGAGGAAATTAGTTGATACTTACTTGTAGAATTATTCATGTATACACAATTATCCTTCTTGCATTTTTGGTTCATATTCTTTGAAAACAATTGGAGCATATTCCTGAAATACACATGAAGTTACTCCATTCTGTAGTGAAGGCCTTATTTGACATTGAGTGAATTGCTCATAAATTCAGTGGTTATGAAGTCTTGAGCTCAAGAACTTGCATTTTGAACAATAATCTATTGAAATAAGTTGTTCTATGGCATGCATCCCTTAGGCCTAATTACTAATTGAAAAATGTACATTTAAAACCAATTGTTTTATTGGAAttgctaaaatatttttttatcctctTTCTAATTCCAGTCCCTTGGCTCTTCAGCCTATGAAGTCAATAATCTATTCTTCTATCATTGCTTTCTCCCTCTGTCCACATTATGATTTTAGACTATAACATTGTGATTGGATCTGATTAGTCCTTTTACATGCTACTGCtatatgaattcaagtttctattggtttttgtctttttgacATGTTATTTTTGCACACCTTGGTATATCAATACGAATTAATGGCGGACATGCATGTTTTCATACTTTTAGGAAATAAATGAATGGGAACTTATATTTGTGAGGAAAATCTCTTAACTCATTACTTCTTTGCTTCAAAATTAAAGATCTTTGTTTCCACAAATGGATAGGTAGGTGATAACAGATTGACAACCGATATGTTTCAGCTTGTTAATTGAAAAGTCTTCCCCTCCTTCCTTTTAATGCATGCACATATGTACCTTCATATACTATTTAGCATCTTCCCTAAGGCAAAATTTAGAGGATATGTTTTGCTAATTTTATATGCAGAGCAGTTTTAACTAAATCTTGTTGGTATATGTAACACATGCATATATGCATCTCATTTAGTATGTTTATCTAACTTTTTCCAAGGATTTGAACTTTATTTGAACAGGAAGTTGTGTTACGGTCAATGATCATGCACACATGATACAGTTGTActgattttaatgcaaattatGGAAGTGCTTCCCTGTTCTGGTGTTCAGTATGTTGGGGAGTCTGATGGTAAACAGAGTTCAGCAGCAGATTTTGTTTATGACAGGGAATCTAATTGCTTTCAACATGAAAATCAAGTTCAAACAGGAAATGTTAGAATGGATGATTTGTTAAATGTAGAAGCGCCTCTATTGGAAGCACTAGGTGAAGGTCAAGGGACTGGGACAGGGGTTGAGTTGCCAATTTCACGAGGACATCATAGTGGAGCTTCACAATTTGATTCTCTGGTCGAGGGCCAAAGATCTTATGGTTCccatgattttgaaattgatgACTTAAACACACAAAATGATTGCACAGGACCTTGTCAGGCTTCTGAAAACTCTAATTTAATTGCGGATACGATTGAAAGTGAGTTGCCACATGACAATAGAGAGGGAGAATCATCTCTTTCAGAGCCCCAGTGGCTAGAACATGATGAATCTGTTGCATTGTGGGTCAAGGTAATTGCTAATGTTTATATTTTcctcctttatatatatatatatattattcatgttTCATGTGCATATTCTGTACTGGTCTTTGTAAATACTCTAACTATATGAGGCTTAAATTTCGTGCTACTGTTGCATATTTTTATAAGAATGTTAGGCTATGCTATTTAACATTGTTTATGTTAAGTCAAAGCCTCTCATTATctgataaagttttttttatttttaatattttgttgatGTCCTTATCctgtacaaaaaatataaatgtaccctgaatttatttttatgttgataCTTTCATATTTTCTCCAAGTATAGTGGAGGGGAAAGTGGCAGGCAGGAATCAGATGTGCCAGGGCTGACTGGCCTTTATCAACTTTGAAAGCAAAACCAACTCATGACCGGAAGAAgtattttgtgatatttttcccCCACACCAGAAATTACTCTTGGGCAGATATGCTACTTGTTCAATCAATCAATGAGTTTCCTCAGCCTATTGCCTATAGGACACATAAGGTTGGATTAAAGATGGTTAAAGATTTGACTGTTGCACGTCGGTATATAATGCAAAAGCTTGCAGTTGGCATGCTGAATATTGTGGACCAGTTTCATACAGAGGTTTGTGATTCTTTGTGTCTCTCTTTGATGTGAATTTTGGCCTTGACTTTTGTGCTAGTTTTCTATTTTCATATAGCGATCTGTTCAAAACTTGTGCAGGCTTTGGTGGAGACTGCTCGTAATGTGATTGTTTGGAAGGAATTTGCTATGGAGGCTTCTCGCTGTGTTGGTTATTCTGATCTTGGAAGGATGCTTCTCAAGCTTCAAAGTGTAAATCTCTAACAATTTGATAGTTGGGACATTGGATTATTTTCtcttcagaaaaaaataatataacagatATTGTtacctttatttaattttccttaGATATTAGAATATTATTGAGCTCTTTTTAGTAGATAAAAAGAGTGATTCTGGTGCCAAACTTGTATCCTAACTTGAAGATTCTTGTATTCCCATGCAACTGGATGTAGGTTTTGGGTATAGGATGTTAGTGTAGGAATGCAATATTTTGATAAGAAACTTCTATGCATGTATCAagcatatgattttatttaattttatggcTATGTTCTGGAAATGAAACTGAATGGAGCTAGATGGTGAAAAAAGTTCTGTGTGGATGACCCTAGTTGTTAGGTTTCTATTTTGACGTGAGTTGAGTCTCTGACCCCCATCCCTATTGCAGCCACAATCATAATCTCAACTGACAACTGCTTGAGATCATATACATGTGTCAATAAATTTGTTGTCAAATCATCTTGTATATCTTTGATGTTATGAGTGTTGTGTTTGTTCACGTGAAGAATATGGATACTGTTAATTTCTGTACGTTGGAGTTGTTATAGTTATTTCTTTTACTGCAAGTTATTCTTTGTATGAGGGTTGATGTTCCTGTATGTATATAAGAAAGTATCAATGTTTTTCCATTATAAATGTGTTTTGTATAGACTGTTAGATTTAATTGAGTCTGGGTATACAAATTAAGTGGAAGATGTATATGTAAAACTATTGAATTTTATGCAtagtttaatttgtaatttaccattatttttatttttgtatcatGTGTTGGTTTACCTTTACAAGTACTTAGAagtgttttgtttttctctgaTATCTCTATCTTTCCCTCTCTCCGACTGGATAGAGGGTTTTTTTAGCTATGGTTTAATCATGTTTCTCTTCTCTACAGATGATATTGCAACGCTACATCAATTCTGACTGGCTAGGTCATTCTTTTCCCTCTTGGGTACAACAATGTCAAAATGCACATAGTGCTGAATCTATTGAAATGCTGAAAGATGTATGTCATACTTaacttttttgttaaatataatagaTTCTGCTGaagtaataaattagatagCCCTAAATTTAGCACGTTCCAAATTAGAGGATggttttgattcaaaataaaatgttatacaCAGGCAAAAATCATTAATCAGGCCTGAAGTTTTGGAAGTTACCAATCAAATGGTAACTTTGAGGTTTTCAATCAATGTCTCCCCAAGGGGTCCAAGAAATTTGTTATAAACCACTCATACTAACATATTGTgtttaatttccaaaaaattgataaatgaataatttgaaATGCTGGAtgattaaaatatcatatgaacagcgattaatttttacaatatgTTAGTAATAGTGGTTTCTGATTAATTTCTTGAAATTCTAGggagaaaattgattaaaaattccAAACTTAATCATCTGAATGATAATTTCTTAAACTTCAGtggtgattaatgattttttccATGTTTTACACCATAGTTTCCTAATATTGTACAAGTTATGCAAGATTTTTgtcttcatttatttatttctttatttgataAGCTAAATTTCCTGCTAGCTGAAAAAGGATGAGTTGATGTAATATGAAATGTTCAATTTccctgaattttttttttttaaagtaatacaACCCTTCCCAAATTTTCATATCCCcagtgatatgtcattatatgtggcattgaaatataaataaaatgatgatggACTGAATTATATAGCAATGCCcatacaatgatatatcatttgggATATGAACTTTGGAATAAGTGTATTAGATGAATAGTATTACTCTTTGCTTTTAAGAAAGTTTTAATGGATACTTAAAACCCATTTGGTATAGTCTCTTGAAGTAGATTTTACTAATACAACTTATAAAAATAGAGCTTGTTATGAAAAAAGTTATTGGTTTGGTTATATCTTTTCAAGTTGCTTATGATGTGCTGCTTTTTGAATTGACTATTTATTGGAATATGTAACTGGTAGATGCACTTATGATATATTTCTCTATCTACTTTGGTGCCTTTTGAGGAATGTATTAATATACTAGTAATAGTTTGCTTGTTCCCTTGTGGCAAATGAACACCAATACTTTTTGAGTGCTCTTAAATCTTTTTCTGATATGTTTCTCTCCTTTTGCTTCAGGAACTATATGATTTTATTCTGTGGAAAGAAGTCAACTCTCTTTGGGATGCACCGGTACAGCCCACCCTGGGTTCTGAATGGAAAACTTGGAAACATGAAGTTATGAAATGGTTTTCAACATCTCATCCCCTATCTAATGGCGGAGACACGGAGCAGCGAAGCAGCAATGGTCCCTCAACCACAAGTCTTCAAGCTAGCAGGAAGAGGCCTAAACTGGAAGTTCGTCGTGCTGAGCCACATGCTTCCCTGATGGAAAACAGTGATTCAAATCAGACTCTGGCTTTTGAAATTGACtctgaattttttaatagtCGAGACACTGTGAATGCGGCTACATTTACATCTGAGGTTTCTAGAAGGGAATATTTTAGGGAGGCACCTGCACAAACAGATACACCACCTAGTGTTGCTGACAGATGGGATAGAATTGTAGTTGGAGCAGGAAATTCTGAGGTCACGCAGACCAAAGATGTTGAAGGGACTCCTGTGAAAGGAGAGGTTAAAGAATCTTTATATCCTACTGACCAAACCAAATATATGGAATTGACACCTGTTAATGAGGTGATCAATAGAAAATCTTTAGATTCTGGTAATAGGAATTGTCAGTGTGTAGCTTTTATTGAATCTAAGGGAAGACAGTGTGTGAGGTTGGCAAACGATGGCGATGTTTACTGTTGTGTACATTTGGCCTCTCGTTTTATAGGTAGTGCTACAAAAGCAGAACCACTCTCTGCTGATGCACCAATGTGTGAAGGTACAACAGTTCTTGGTACAAGATGTAAGCACCGGGCTCTATATGGCTTTTCATTCTGTAAGAAACACAGACCAAGGAATGATGCTGAAAAGACTGCAAATTCATCAGAAAATGTGCTTAAGAGAAAGCATGAGGAGATTATTCCTGGTTCAGAAACATCTTTCAGAGATATTGTATTGATAGGAGAAGCCGTGACTCCCCTTGAAGTTGACCCACTCTCAGTAGTGGATGATGATTCTGTCATGAGAAAAAACAGCTTAATTGAAAAGTGTGAGCATTCTGATAAAGAATATAGTGCCACAGAAGCACGGCACTGTATTGGTTTGTACTCCTACACTGGCAGTTATCCATGTCATGAAAGTCCAAAGCGACACTCTTTATATTGTGATAAGCACCTTCCCAGCTGGCTTAAGCATGCGAGGAATGGTAAGAGTAGGATAATATCAAAAGAAGTGTTTGTAGATTTATTGAAGGATTGCTGCTCACTTCAGCAAAAATTGCAATTACATCAAGCATGTGAACTATTTTACAAGCTCTTCAAGAGCATTTTATCCCTACAAAACCCTGTTCCTATGGAAATTCAAGTTAAATGGGCCCTTTCTGAAGCTTCAAAAGATTTTGGTATTGGGGAATTTTTAATGAAGCTGGTTTGCAGTGAAAAGGAGAGACTCAATAGGATATGGGGGTTCAATGAAGATGTCAATGTTTCCTCCTCTGTCATGGAAAAATCAGCCCCTTTGCCATTGGAAGTTGATGGAAGTTGTGAAGATGACAAGACAATTAAGTGCAAAATTTGCTCCCAGGTGTTTCATGGTGATCAAGAAATTGGTACCCACTGGATGGAAAATCACAAGAAGGAATCACAATGGCTGTTCAGAGGTTATGCTTGTGCTATCTGCCTGGATTCATTTACTAACAAGAAAGTTCTGGAATCCCATGTGCATGAGAGACACAGTGTTGAATTTGTTGATCGGTACATGCTTCTCCATTGTATGCCTTGTGGTAACCATTTTGGAAATTCAGAAGAGCTATGGTTGCATGTACAATCAGTTCATTCTATCGATTTTCGAATGTCACAAGTTGCTCAGCAGCATAATATTTCTGTGGATGGGGATTCAGCATTGAAACTTGAGCTGGGTAATTCAGCTTCTATAAACCATTCTGAAAATTCAGGTACCGGTCGAAAATTTATTTGCAAGTTTTGTGGCTTGAAGTTTGATCTGTTACCTGATCTTGGTCGTCATCATCAGGCTGCTCATATGGGACCAAGTGTAATCGGCTATCGGTCCCCAAAGAAGGGGATTCGTTACtatgcatataaattaaaatctggGAGACTTAGTCGTCCTAGATTTAAGAAAGGTCTGGGGTCAGTGTCATATAGGATCAGGAACAGGGATGCTGCAAGTATGAAGGAGCGCATCCAAGCTTCAAAATCACTGGTTATGGGGGAAATAAGTGTTCAGCCTCCTGTAAGTGAAGCAGCAAACCTTGGCAGATTAGTTGAATCCCAATGCTCATCAGTTTCAAAAACATTGCTTTCCAAGATCCAGAAAACAAAACCTTGGCCCAATAACTTTGATATTTTATCCATTGCTCGCTTAGCTTGCTGCAAGGTAAGCCTCAAAGCCTCACTAGAGGAGAAATATGGAGCATTGCCTGAACGTTTATATCTTAAGGCAGCCAAGCTTTGCAGTGAGCATAACATTCAGGTAGAGTGGCACCGAGATGGATTTGTATGTCCTAATGGatgtaaaattttcaaggaCACACATCTTCTGTCTCCATTAGTACCTCTTCATTTTGTGGGACTACAACCTGCAGATTTTTCAGAACATATGAATGATGAGTGGGAGGTGGATGAGTGTCATTATATCATTGATTCATATCATTTGGGACAAAGGCCCTTACATAAGGGTACCATTTTGTGTGGTGATATAAGCTTTGGAAAGGAATCTATTCCAGTTGCTTGTATTGTAGATGACAGCCTTTTGGACTCCCTTTGTGTACCAGCTGGTTGTTCAGATTGCCAAAATTCTAGAAGCTCCATGCCTTGGGAAAGTTTCACCTATGTTACAAAGCCATTGCTTGATCAATCCCCTGATCTTGATGCTGAGGTGCAAATTTGTGGGCTGTTTTAGCCATTTTAtctaattgattcaattttgattCTTATCTTGCTGTAAATCCAAATTATATCTACGCCACTCGGGTGCTCATGTAGTGCACTTGTGGTTGTGGCATTCACTATTATGCTATTATTCTTTCTCAGAAAAATGAAGGAGAAGAAATTATTGATCAGTCTAAATCAGCAGTTTTTTTCATCATGCAGAGTTTGCAATTGCGGTGTTCCTGTTCACAATCAATATGCTGTCCAGAAACATGCGATCATGTCTACCTCTTTGATAATGATTATGAAGATGCTAAAGACATTTATGGGCAACCCATGAATGGTAGGTTTGCATACAATCAGAGAGGGCGAATTATCGTTGAGGTAGTGCCatttattctattatcaatCATTACTATCTTGGCCTGGTTTAAGACCATCTTTTTTCTGAGCTTCTCTTGTTTTCTTTCCCCCtcatatataagatattttttgcGCTTTTCTGCCAGAAGTCTGGTCTTCTCTTTCTTCATATATAATGTAGATTAATCTCAATAATTAGTCAGACATGTTCGTTCTTTTTGTCTTTGCTACTGTCTGCTACAAGTTTTGTCTCTGGATTCCATTAAGCCCAACAGAAgcattgatttgatttgttgcATATGCTTGTGAATAgatatttcttaattattaacTGTGAAAAGCATTTATTATAAAgatgattaagtaatttaaaatgTTGGTCAATAGGACCATGGTGTTAAAGAGTGGCAAATCTTTGATTTTAAGTTGCCTTTCTGAGTTCAAAGTATATGGGCAAAAAAGATGGGGCTGTTGGTTCTGGTGGacatctcttttctctctttaagtTCCTGGTAAGACCAGTATTTACGCTCTTTCCTTGGAAACTCTGCAGGAGGGTTATCTTGTTTATGAGTGCAATCGCAGGTGCAGCTGCAATAAAAGCTGTCCAAATAGGGTTTTGCAGAATGGAGTACGTGTGAAATTGGAAGTCTTTAAAACTAAGAACAAGGTAACactttgaatttttgttaatttcttttagCATTAACTTATCCCTGTGTTTATGTTTAGGGTTGGGCACTTAGGGCAGGAGAAGCAATTCTGCGAGGTACATTTGTATGTGAGTATATTGGGGAGGTTTTAGATGAGCAGGAGGCAAACAAGAGGCGCATGAGGTTTGCTTTCTTGcaaaataatgttcttttttctttctttttcctttttgctttATGTTAGCctttatgttatataataaataactaacTTGGATGCTCAGGTATGGCACAGAGGGCTGTGGTTATATGTTCAATGTTGATGCTCATATCAATGATATGAGCAGATTGATGGAAGAACAGACACAATATGTCATTGATGCTACTAAGTACGGAAATGTTTCAAGATTCATCAATCATAGGTGAGGAAAGAGTTATTGGGTTTTCTAAACTGAAATTATTAGAAAGTAATTTGTTTGCACTCTGGCTTATGAAGAGCCGAGTTTTAGCATCAACAGCTTTTCTGAAAGTGCTTTGAAAAGCCTCAAATGTGAAGAAAGGCATGTTAACATTCAAGAGACATGTTGGCTTAGACAGTAAATAAGGAAACATCTTTCTGGCTAAGTGATTGGATGAGGCTTTGCTGATTACGGTTATGGTTTACTTTGCTTATGGATGGTAAATCAGTAGATTTGCTGCTGACATTGATTCTTTTCTTCTGTAGCTGCTTGCCAAATCTAGTGAATCACCAAGTTCTTGTGGACAGCATGGACTATCATCGTGCACACATTGGTCTCTATGCAAGTCGAGATGTAAGCATTCCAATCGCttgtaatttatttgtaataactTCTTGTGCTCgtgattttttttgtatttttatgcttttaagatcattgatttttttttttttttttctgttgtcCATGATTTGTTGCTTGAGAATATGGAACTTTTAACTCTTGGCCTGGGCAAGATAGTATGGGAGtttcatattttcctttttgtgatAGCTATTATGTTGGCTGTAATTTTTCCTTGAATACCTCACCTAGCATCTGTGACTTCAAAGAAATTATTGTTGTCCAAATTATGTGCTTTGTTTAAACTTCTAACATTTTTGTAAGCAGATTGCGATTGGTGAAGAACTGACATTCGACTATCACTATGAACTACTTGATGGAGAAGGATATCCATGCCAATGTGGAACTTCTAAGTGCCGGGGAAGACTTTACTAATTAGGAAGTCAGTAGGAGACTAACTGGGGAATTGAAAGATCCAAGTCTGTTGCCAGAAGAGCTGCTTATGGTCGAATTGTCAAGTCAGTCACTTTTCATAAAGGAACCTGATCATgaaggtcttttttttttttttggtttttcctcAAGTAGATTGTAAATCACGCTCTCTAGTTGTAGATGCATTTTGTGGAGAAAGGATGAGAACTCAATTCTTTATTTAGTGAACTGCAAGATACTTGTTTGATAATCGATCAGATTAGAACTTCATAATTAACCTTTTCGAAGAACAAAGAAGAAGGGGAGTAATCACAATTCACCACTTTACCACCAATAACACAGTCTAGAATCAGATAATAAAACTGACAAAACCTAGTTTCTTACCAAGGCCAACTAATCTGCCGattccatttttctttcttggcCTGGAATCTCTTgacattgatgatatttttaactGTAAAATCATGTAAATGACCACCAACCCACCTCCAATTTTTTCTCTAACCAGTCTTTCAGTCAAATCCAATGACAACAACCCAGCAGTTTTACCACTTGCCAAATCCTGTGTTACAGCCCACAAATAAGACAGCTCCCAGCCATAGTGCTAATTTAGCAGCAAAGGGGCTCGTTTTGGATGAGATTGCCTTATTCACCAGATTAACAACACAAGCACAAGCATAGAGAGGAAACCAGTAGTACCAGTCTATATCAATCAGCAATAGAGGGGAGGGAAAAAGCTACACATCAGAATTGtaagtaaaaaacaaaaagaagattGTAAAGTTAATAGTATTTACCAGGGTCATTTAACTGGGCAAATGAAGAGTAAGGAAACATGCATGACATTAACAGTGAGCAATTTCTGAATAGCTTTGTTGGTCTTGGTCTTGCCATTCCATCTTGAGTGGTAAGCCTTAATGTGCAGTCCAACTTTAATGGTCAACATCTTCTGGTTCTGAAGTTCACTTTATTAATCATGCTTAGTGGCTTACCACCTAAGtctatatgtaaaatatttaacgAAGGTTGTTCCATTTTAGTTGAGAAAAAGTAAAAGAGGGCGGCTATTTCAAAGGAAAAGATTCTGCTATTATCCAGAAGGCTAATGGTTGGCAGTTCATGGCCATCGACAGAATTGTATGGAAACATCGAGCCTCACAAATGAAAAGTTGGCAAGAGAAAGCAtgaagggtgcgtttggttgagggATTTTatgattaccttggtaatctatcttttattcaattatttggtttgtcagtaataaaatattacagtaattttctattactaatactgatgtgacagataatataggtggtaatctgattactacatTTACCTTAGGTAaataaagattactgaggtactcttaagtttattataattatattattatttattaattttttgagataaaaataaatttatttttaattaatatgataaataatataaaaataattaaaaat from Mangifera indica cultivar Alphonso chromosome 16, CATAS_Mindica_2.1, whole genome shotgun sequence includes the following:
- the LOC123199056 gene encoding histone-lysine N-methyltransferase SUVR5-like isoform X1 produces the protein MQIMEVLPCSGVQYVGESDGKQSSAADFVYDRESNCFQHENQVQTGNVRMDDLLNVEAPLLEALGEGQGTGTGVELPISRGHHSGASQFDSLVEGQRSYGSHDFEIDDLNTQNDCTGPCQASENSNLIADTIESELPHDNREGESSLSEPQWLEHDESVALWVKWRGKWQAGIRCARADWPLSTLKAKPTHDRKKYFVIFFPHTRNYSWADMLLVQSINEFPQPIAYRTHKVGLKMVKDLTVARRYIMQKLAVGMLNIVDQFHTEALVETARNVIVWKEFAMEASRCVGYSDLGRMLLKLQSMILQRYINSDWLGHSFPSWVQQCQNAHSAESIEMLKDELYDFILWKEVNSLWDAPVQPTLGSEWKTWKHEVMKWFSTSHPLSNGGDTEQRSSNGPSTTSLQASRKRPKLEVRRAEPHASLMENSDSNQTLAFEIDSEFFNSRDTVNAATFTSEVSRREYFREAPAQTDTPPSVADRWDRIVVGAGNSEVTQTKDVEGTPVKGEVKESLYPTDQTKYMELTPVNEVINRKSLDSGNRNCQCVAFIESKGRQCVRLANDGDVYCCVHLASRFIGSATKAEPLSADAPMCEGTTVLGTRCKHRALYGFSFCKKHRPRNDAEKTANSSENVLKRKHEEIIPGSETSFRDIVLIGEAVTPLEVDPLSVVDDDSVMRKNSLIEKCEHSDKEYSATEARHCIGLYSYTGSYPCHESPKRHSLYCDKHLPSWLKHARNGKSRIISKEVFVDLLKDCCSLQQKLQLHQACELFYKLFKSILSLQNPVPMEIQVKWALSEASKDFGIGEFLMKLVCSEKERLNRIWGFNEDVNVSSSVMEKSAPLPLEVDGSCEDDKTIKCKICSQVFHGDQEIGTHWMENHKKESQWLFRGYACAICLDSFTNKKVLESHVHERHSVEFVDRYMLLHCMPCGNHFGNSEELWLHVQSVHSIDFRMSQVAQQHNISVDGDSALKLELGNSASINHSENSGTGRKFICKFCGLKFDLLPDLGRHHQAAHMGPSVIGYRSPKKGIRYYAYKLKSGRLSRPRFKKGLGSVSYRIRNRDAASMKERIQASKSLVMGEISVQPPVSEAANLGRLVESQCSSVSKTLLSKIQKTKPWPNNFDILSIARLACCKVSLKASLEEKYGALPERLYLKAAKLCSEHNIQVEWHRDGFVCPNGCKIFKDTHLLSPLVPLHFVGLQPADFSEHMNDEWEVDECHYIIDSYHLGQRPLHKGTILCGDISFGKESIPVACIVDDSLLDSLCVPAGCSDCQNSRSSMPWESFTYVTKPLLDQSPDLDAESLQLRCSCSQSICCPETCDHVYLFDNDYEDAKDIYGQPMNGRFAYNQRGRIIVEEGYLVYECNRRCSCNKSCPNRVLQNGVRVKLEVFKTKNKGWALRAGEAILRGTFVCEYIGEVLDEQEANKRRMRYGTEGCGYMFNVDAHINDMSRLMEEQTQYVIDATKYGNVSRFINHSCLPNLVNHQVLVDSMDYHRAHIGLYASRDIAIGEELTFDYHYELLDGEGYPCQCGTSKCRGRLY
- the LOC123199056 gene encoding histone-lysine N-methyltransferase SUVR5-like isoform X2, translated to MLLVQSINEFPQPIAYRTHKVGLKMVKDLTVARRYIMQKLAVGMLNIVDQFHTEALVETARNVIVWKEFAMEASRCVGYSDLGRMLLKLQSMILQRYINSDWLGHSFPSWVQQCQNAHSAESIEMLKDELYDFILWKEVNSLWDAPVQPTLGSEWKTWKHEVMKWFSTSHPLSNGGDTEQRSSNGPSTTSLQASRKRPKLEVRRAEPHASLMENSDSNQTLAFEIDSEFFNSRDTVNAATFTSEVSRREYFREAPAQTDTPPSVADRWDRIVVGAGNSEVTQTKDVEGTPVKGEVKESLYPTDQTKYMELTPVNEVINRKSLDSGNRNCQCVAFIESKGRQCVRLANDGDVYCCVHLASRFIGSATKAEPLSADAPMCEGTTVLGTRCKHRALYGFSFCKKHRPRNDAEKTANSSENVLKRKHEEIIPGSETSFRDIVLIGEAVTPLEVDPLSVVDDDSVMRKNSLIEKCEHSDKEYSATEARHCIGLYSYTGSYPCHESPKRHSLYCDKHLPSWLKHARNGKSRIISKEVFVDLLKDCCSLQQKLQLHQACELFYKLFKSILSLQNPVPMEIQVKWALSEASKDFGIGEFLMKLVCSEKERLNRIWGFNEDVNVSSSVMEKSAPLPLEVDGSCEDDKTIKCKICSQVFHGDQEIGTHWMENHKKESQWLFRGYACAICLDSFTNKKVLESHVHERHSVEFVDRYMLLHCMPCGNHFGNSEELWLHVQSVHSIDFRMSQVAQQHNISVDGDSALKLELGNSASINHSENSGTGRKFICKFCGLKFDLLPDLGRHHQAAHMGPSVIGYRSPKKGIRYYAYKLKSGRLSRPRFKKGLGSVSYRIRNRDAASMKERIQASKSLVMGEISVQPPVSEAANLGRLVESQCSSVSKTLLSKIQKTKPWPNNFDILSIARLACCKVSLKASLEEKYGALPERLYLKAAKLCSEHNIQVEWHRDGFVCPNGCKIFKDTHLLSPLVPLHFVGLQPADFSEHMNDEWEVDECHYIIDSYHLGQRPLHKGTILCGDISFGKESIPVACIVDDSLLDSLCVPAGCSDCQNSRSSMPWESFTYVTKPLLDQSPDLDAESLQLRCSCSQSICCPETCDHVYLFDNDYEDAKDIYGQPMNGRFAYNQRGRIIVEEGYLVYECNRRCSCNKSCPNRVLQNGVRVKLEVFKTKNKGWALRAGEAILRGTFVCEYIGEVLDEQEANKRRMRYGTEGCGYMFNVDAHINDMSRLMEEQTQYVIDATKYGNVSRFINHSCLPNLVNHQVLVDSMDYHRAHIGLYASRDIAIGEELTFDYHYELLDGEGYPCQCGTSKCRGRLY
- the LOC123199058 gene encoding LOW QUALITY PROTEIN: uncharacterized protein LOC123199058 (The sequence of the model RefSeq protein was modified relative to this genomic sequence to represent the inferred CDS: inserted 2 bases in 1 codon) — translated: MARPRPTKLFRNCSLLMSCMFPYSSFAQLNDPDWYYWFPLYACACVVNLVNKAISSKTSPFAAKLALWLGAVLFVXAVTQDLASGKTAGLLSLDLTERLVREKIGGGLVVIYMILQLKISSMSRDSRPRKKNGIGRLVGLGKKLGFVSFII